A segment of the Longimicrobium sp. genome:
CGCAGCCACGCCCGCAGCTGCGCCGCCTCCGGCCGCGCCATACCCTCCGCGGCCAGGTGGTAGGCCACCAGGCGGACGCCGCCGCTCCCGTCCGCGCGCGCCGCCACCACCGCCTCGCCCACGGCGGGGTGCGTGCGCAGCGCCGCCTCGATCTCCCCCGGCTCGATGCGGAAGCCGCGCACCTTGACCTGCTGGTCGATGCGACCCAGGTACTCCAGCTCGCCGGAGGCCAGCCACCGCGCCCGGTCCCCGGTGCGGTACATCCGCGCGCCCGCCTCCGGCGCGAGCGCATCCGGGACGAACCGCTCCGCCGTCAGCTCCGGCCGGCCGTGGTAGCCGCGCGCCGTTCCGGCCCCGCCCAGGCACAGCTCCCCCGCGACGCCCACCGGCGCCGGACCGCCCACCGGGTCCAGCACGTACGCCCGCGAGTTGGCCACCGGACGCCCGATGCGCACCCGCTCCGCCCCCGGCTCCACCGTACTCCAGGTGGAGTAGACGGTGTCCTCCGTGGGGCCGTACAGGTTCAGCACCCGCTCCGTCTCCGGGCGGGCGTACAGCTCCCGCGCCAGCCAGGCGGGAAGCGCCTCGCCGGCCAGGTTGAAGGCGCGCACGCTCTGCGGGATGCCGCCGGTGCGCAGCAGCTCGGCCGCCGCGCTGGGCACCGTCACCACCAGGCGCACGCCCTCCTCCGCCACGCGCGGCAGCTCCAGCACGCTCTCCACCAGCACCAGCGTGCCGCCCCAGCAGATCGTGCCGAAGACCTCGCCCACCGACACGTCGAAGGACACGGAGGTGGAGCCCAGCACGGCGGCGCGGTCCTCCGCGCGCACCACGTCGCGCAGGAAGTGCACGATCTGCGAGGCGCTGCGGTGCTCCACCTGCACGCCCTTGGGACGGCCGGTCGAGCCGGACGTGTACAGCACGTACGCCAGGTTGCCGGCCTCCACACCGCTTTCCGGCGCGTCGTCGGGCCGCGCCGCGATCCGCGCCGCTTCCGAGTCGACCAGCACCCGGTCGAGCCCCAGCGGCAGCCGCTCCGCGAGGCTCGCCTGGGTCACCACCACGGCCGCGCCCGCGTCCTCCAGCATGTACTCCAGGCGATCGGCCGGATAGGCGGGGTCCAGCGG
Coding sequences within it:
- a CDS encoding amino acid adenylation domain-containing protein, with protein sequence AEVPLLLPAERAQLLEEWTATERAYPERCLHELFAEQAARTPDAPALRFAGRTTTYAELEGSANRLARHLQGLGVGSESRVGLCLERTPQMLVAMLGILKAGGAYVPLDPAYPADRLEYMLEDAGAAVVVTQASLAERLPLGLDRVLVDSEAARIAARPDDAPESGVEAGNLAYVLYTSGSTGRPKGVQVEHRSASQIVHFLRDVVRAEDRAAVLGSTSVSFDVSVGEVFGTICWGGTLVLVESVLELPRVAEEGVRLVVTVPSAAAELLRTGGIPQSVRAFNLAGEALPAWLARELYARPETERVLNLYGPTEDTVYSTWSTVEPGAERVRIGRPVANSRAYVLDPVGGPAPVGVAGELCLGGAGTARGYHGRPELTAERFVPDALAPEAGARMYRTGDRARWLASGELEYLGRIDQQVKVRGFRIEPGEIEAALRTHPAVGEAVVAARADGSGGVRLVAYHLAAEGMARPEAAQLRAWLRERLPDAMVPGAFVALDTFPLTPSGKVDRLALPAPDAAGHADAYVAPRTPTEEVLAGIWAEVLGVD